A genomic region of Eucalyptus grandis isolate ANBG69807.140 chromosome 5, ASM1654582v1, whole genome shotgun sequence contains the following coding sequences:
- the LOC104443704 gene encoding 14 kDa proline-rich protein DC2.15-like: MDTKISSSSAALLLCLNLLFFALASGCNTCVQPNPKRITNPFSPRGSSCPRDALKLGVCAKVLDGPVNAIIGTPPDMPCCSVLEGLLDLEAAVCLCTAIKANILGINLNIPISLSLLINTCGKNVPSGFQCA, from the coding sequence ATGGATACCAAGATATCTTCCTCATCAGCTGCTCTGCTCCTTTGCCTCAACCTCCTCTTCTTTGCCCTAGCGAGCGGCTGTAACACTTGCGTTCAGCCAAACCCTAAACGTATCACTAACCCTTTTTCTCCGAGAGGCTCTAGTTGCCCTAGAGATGCGCTGAAGCTGGGCGTGTGCGCCAAAGTGCTCGACGGGCCGGTCAATGCCATCATTGGGACACCGCCAGACATGCCTTGTTGCTCGGTCCTGGAGGGCCTTCTAGATCTCGAAGCAGCCGTTTGCCTCTGCACCGCCATTAAAGCCAACATTCTCGGGATCAACCTCAACATCCCCATTTCCCTCAGCTTGCTCATCAACACTTGCGGCAAGAACGTCCCGTCTGGCTTCCAGTGTGCCTAA
- the LOC104443705 gene encoding 14 kDa proline-rich protein DC2.15, which yields MAYSKSSASLAIFLTLNLLFFALVSSCGTCPGPKPKPTPKPSPSSGPSTGACPRDALKLGVCADVLGNLLNVTVGKPPVTPCCSLLNGLVDLEAAVCLCTAIKANILGINLNIPISLSLLLNVCSKQVPPGFKCA from the coding sequence atggcttATTCAAAAAGCTCTGCTTCTCTAGCCATCTTCCTCACCCTCAACCTCCTCTTCTTTGCCCTAGTCTCCTCCTGTGGGACTTGCCCTGGCCCAAAGCCCAAGCCCACCCCCAAGCCATCCCCAAGCTCGGGCCCATCCACGGGTGCATGCCCTAGGGATGCCCTAAAATTGGGGGTGTGTGCTGATGTGCTGGGGAACCTGCTCAACGTGACTGTGGGCAAACCCCCAGTGACCCCTTGTTGCTCTCTCCTCAATGGCCTCGTGGACCTTGAAGCTGCGGTTTGCCTTTGCACTGCCATTAAGGCCAACATTTTGGGCATCAATCTTAATATCCCAATCTCTCTCAGCTTGCTCCTCAATGTTTGCAGCAAGCAGGTTCCTCCTGGCTTCAAATGTGCCTAA